The genomic window AAACATTCTCAAATTTCGGTGCGCGAAGCGCCTGGGTAGCTGCCTACACTACCTTATGGATAATCGGGCCCAGTATATAAAatgttatataataaatttaagaagaattGACAGCCAACATAGGGAGGAACTATTACGCGTGTTTATAAACAAAAGTTAAAGCGCGTGACTTAATGTGCCTACACCCCATTGTAGGGACCCTACCTTACGGCTTATTTTAGGATATAAATGACAAACTTAATATAACTAACTAAAAAGCGTACACTAGATTTCTACGAACTagatgaacgatatgaagtgttctAATTACAGttgaatatattgtttataagccatcaaaagcatttgcgtctcagttttgttgaattgtttttttctgtgatggaattcaaacgtaatagtgtgattgcgttatatttggctggaaaatcacaaccagccattgttcgtgagctcagtcacctcaaaatgaataaaatgtttgtgtatcgcactataaaacgttacaatgatactggtatgaggggtgccttttatatgtcgggattagggaacaaaaacaaattttaatcatcgaaaatcactttattgtttttcaaaatattctccatgaagatttatacacttttgcatgcgtttgaaccaattgtcgaagcacttttgccactctgaatgaggtacctccaaaacatgcattctgaatgccgcaaccgcttcttcaggtgtcgaaaaacgttgacctctcattcggtgccaagtcaggactatacgacggatgacccattaattcgatgttttgggtgctcaaaaatgcagttgtttgagccgatgtgtgagagctcgcattgtcctggtgaagagtgatccgtctttggcgattggttttcctaatttcttggaagacaactgacaagcaaatggttgtgtaccactctgaatttactgttctgcgttgttctagtggtacggttgcgacatgtccagtttttccgaaaaaacaggcgaccacttgcttggaagtgcttcgtgcgtgaacaacttttgttggatttggctcatcttgaaacacccatacagtcgactgctgtttactttcgggctcatacgcgtaaatccatgattcatcacctgacACGACGTGTTTCGAaaccccgcgatcgtattttttgagcatttccttcgaccaatcgacacgagtctttttttgagcgattgacaaattgtgtgcgATCCAAcgcgtacaaatttttttaacagtcaAATAGGTctcatgacgatcttgcaataacAGTTCgagcacagcatcaatggttttcggaacaacaactggttttggacgaccttcacgaaattcgtcttggagtgaactacgagcacgattgaattcaccataccatcgataaacactggtccttgatggagcgtcatcgccaaaaaatgaattaagttcatccatgcaatgttgctgagttaatccacgtcgaaagctgtaaaaaataatcgcacgaaaatgttcacgatttaattccattcccagcaaaaaaaagttcggtgcgaaagagcaaaggagttgttgcgcttgctcgaacgtggcgaatttcttaacattgtgttttctgatgacaaaaatttcccaattgagcagctcataaacactcaaaacgatcgtatttacttgaccgaacgctcatacgagaatttgagcctacgtatggccactcgaagcaatttcccatcgcaagtaatggtttccaatcgttttcatcgagcctggtgtcaaagtgaatgcgacttattatcgggaaaatgttttagaagctgatttagagccgtggatacgcaaacatttcggtcgtggACCATGGATATTCCAACAAGACTCGGCACCCTCTCAtgaagctcgtgtgaaccaagaatggtaaaaaaatcttgttccgcacttcatttcgtccacacaatgacttTACGAATTCGCCATACGCAAATCCGAtgaactattccatctggtccattttggagcgCAAGGAGAggattaaaaaatatgccagtgtGGATACGCTGGAAAAAGTGTTTATATGAGAATgcgccaaaatacctcaagatcacattcgtgcagcatgcaactaattttttgcccctttgaaggctatagtcaaggcaaaaggtggtcatatcgagctaacgtgaatatatgttaaaattgttatcatttttgaacaattttgtttttgaaatcaatgaaaactaatttcacacaaaaaagatACACACAATTAACTCAGCctgtataagcaaaaaaatcgcataaatttgattttataaaaatcttgcaaaatatttattcaaatcgAAAATATTCAATGACCTTCAGTTGACACattgaatattttacaaaaatacatttaaaaataaaagaaatatatatacatatttataaaattgggCATATCTAAAAGCCTCTATATATCaacagagaaagagagagagagagggaggagaaagtaaaagagaaaaagtttagaaaatttaggAAAGAAAGATAtctaaattctcttttaatatttttttattgattttttcagctactttttgcatataaatgtttgtatgtgtgaaaaaagaaaaatgctgtAACAAAGATAGTAAAGCTAGTAAAGTAGGATTTCGTGTTTAAAAAGCGGCAGATAGTGACAGATAAGCAGACATGCTTATGTAAGTTGGTGAAAAGTTCTCAAAGCTTTTGCATGAAACTAGAGTAAACACCTGTTAGGATGCTGTTGTTGGTTGGTTGTTGTTGTCCTtgttatttcaattattatggactttattttgaaaatggtatTTCGCATCCCACTTCAGAATGCGGTGAGTTGTTGTGAATcccattttttttcctttgtcgGCGTATCGGCAAACTTTTGTGACACAGTTTGCCCAAACACCATTATTACATATGAATGAGTATGATTACCTAAGTAAATAACATTAAGTACATAAATGTATGAGTGTACAATGTACatagtatattatttaatataaaaaacatagaTATGCGGGTTGCGGTTGCGGTAGCGGATAACGGATTACGGATTACGGATTACGGATTACGGATTACGGATTACGGATAACGGAGTTTCATATCAATTATTATTAGGCTATGCGGTTGCATCCTCCGTTTGGCATACGTGTCGTACATGTTTTGTGTTTGTTGCATATATAATGTTTGTGTTCACTTGTATTTGCGCGGAAATGTTATGACCTTGGTGGGGTTCTTGGCGACGAGATGAAAAGATGACACACGATGCGCTTACCAAGTGCCTGGAGCTGGTGCCACATTCAGAGAGGTCGCCGAGTTAATGTGTCCGGCCAATGGGGCAGTGTGTATGGCACCACGAGTTTTCGCCACATAAACACCTGCACCATGACCCAAGGCATGTGGAGCAGCAAGAGGAGCAGCAATAGCGGCACCTGGTCCTTGACTAAGAGAGATGCCGGGAATGCCACCCCACAGACCATGACCACTTCCACCCCAGGCTGTAACAGCAGCTGGTGCGCCCCAGGGGCCTAGACCACCCCACGGGCCAGCGGCGAGCAATGGACTCGGATGCACCGATGAGGTCACATACGACACGGCCGGTGCAATTTGAGCTGTCAATAGAGATGAGTGCACGCCCACGGCAAGAGCCAACATGACTACGGCAataacgaactggaaaaaagaaaacaaatatgaatgaGAGATAGTAAATGTGTTgagaagtcaaaaaaaaaaagttcttttaagCGCTGGTATTGGAATGTGAAGGTGATTGGCTGGTTTTTGGTgagtagaataaaaataatttctacttctttttttatagattttcacGTTCAGAGGCActtctttttgaatttcttaataatatcttcagtttttttttagtttttgggcTTGgaagatttgaataaaaatcttTTCTTATTCCTTTTCCCAACCACAATCGttgctttttctttaattttcagtCTTGGAAGactagaataaaaatattttcatgagaaaattatataatattttcttattcctTTTCACATCGACAATTGtttctttcttctttaatttttagccTTGgaagatttgaataaaaatatattttatactattttttttatttcgattctCACTGTcctaaatgtttatttttgtggtttcattaataatacaaattttttttcttataaaacttGTTAGTTATAGAATGACTTGCTGGCAGCTGATATTTACTTTCGTGTCTTTTAATACCTTgggtttccaaaaaattattttgaaaccaGTCTTACTAAAtttgtaatacaattttataagaTATTtaagtttggaattttttctaaataattcgCTGTGCTAAAATGTTTTTTGGCACTGTAGTTAAGTCTTATTCTTTTCGAAAGAATATTTGAAACTTTTCTTCATATATGAGCACAAATCGTTCAAATGCTACATAGAAGACTTCTTTTCGTTATtcgtacattttttgaattcattttatttaatatttttaatttgttaattttttaattcatttggtttttttatgtcatatatcaattttaaatttcatttgatttcattttatattaaacaaattatttttttttttggttttaataaaaaaaaatgttggtaaaaaacattttgtttgtcTTAAAACGCTTAAATCGTAATAAACGGTACTACAATAACTTTTGTggaattaaattcaatattctaaatattttcgAATCATGTTAGAACCCTTTCCTGCAAAATCTTTTGCTcactgctttaaaaaaaaagctgtgtatttttttggcttagtaaatttttctaatattgtaaaatatttttttccaaaaataagtgTAAATTGTTGGTATTCTTAGTAGAAGACTGATTTTCtctacttttttataatttttttttttaatattttttttactattctttgcttactaaaaaattttgaaatatttttttttgtcgtaatACGCTTAAGTATGCAGTACACTCACTACAAGAACTTTTACAGAACTGggtttttgtatacaaaaatttttgagtCGTGGCAGAAACACTGCCTACAAAGGCTCTTACTAACAgagcttttttaaatttttttatttttatttttagcaaatttttgtaatattgtaaaatatatatattttttttcaccaacAAGTACAAGTTATTCATATCCTTATTAGAATACtgatttttctcaaatttttttttattaaaaaattgtattatataaacttttctatTTGAACTGGCAAGTAAGttataatgaagaaaatttttaaaagcgaaaattgtttcaacatattttatttttctggtgTCTCGATGGCCTTTAGTCACGAAAGTGTATTCTGCAGTTGCATATATTTggtaagtattttttaattcgCAATATTTCACTACTAACTTTTTGGtttagtattttaaattatttcttccgTATGTTTATATCTTTTTAAGTTGTTAATTAAGctcatttagttttttcttttttaatatttttaccaaatgttttgaaatttcacaaacctttaaatcttttgtttaatttacgTTTTCGAATTACCTTCATGTTTGCTGATTTAAGCGGTGAAGAAGTTAAGAAAAGATTTGCTGTACGGCTGCTATACACCCAAGAAGTGTTGACTTGATTCTGATTTCGAATACGAAATTATGCCaacttttatactaaaaaattcgtTGAACTTCACATGCAGCACCACAAAATAATTGCAGCAGCAATAAGTTCAATACGAATACGCGCAATATACCATAATGAAActacagcaataacaataactgTTTAGCAGCAGGGACAGCGACAGCGGCAGCGGCAGCAGGAAAAATGCCGGGCGCCggctaaactttaaattgtaacGAAACTTGTCTTGTTACACACTCAAAAAATGCTAGTAAAAAGCACAGCTAAAGCGTCAGCCGTgagtacaacaacaataacatttgtagtaataataatatgaatGGCTGTTTGAATGCAAAAGAACTGGAGTAATGTTTGGTGTTAGTGTTTTTGCGCGCCTCTTAGCCACCGCCCTGCTGACTCGCCACCTACCTACACACACAACCAAAACAATCCAAATAACCTTTCACTGCTGGCCACCAGCGCCGCCACCACTAATGTTTCATGCATATTAGAGATGCCAATATTAGCGGAAAATTTTGATCCCGGgaattattgttattaatatttatttatttttattatttttaa from Anastrepha ludens isolate Willacy chromosome 5, idAnaLude1.1, whole genome shotgun sequence includes these protein-coding regions:
- the LOC128863915 gene encoding adult cuticle protein 1-like produces the protein MKFVIAVVMLALAVGVHSSLLTAQIAPAVSYVTSSVHPSPLLAAGPWGGLGPWGAPAAVTAWGGSGHGLWGGIPGISLSQGPGAAIAAPLAAPHALGHGAGVYVAKTRGAIHTAPLAGHINSATSLNVAPAPGTW